The bacterium genome has a window encoding:
- the bioA gene encoding adenosylmethionine--8-amino-7-oxononanoate transaminase gives MPDPTLSETEKRDLQDRDRRSGWHPFTQMSEWMDGHSVVVERGEGNYLIDTDGNRYFDGVSSLWVNLHGHDHEILRRRIHEQLDKIAHSTLLGLAGIPSIELADALVEVTPSELSRVFFSDNGSTAMEVAIKIAFQYWQQSALETDRRRTRFVALKDAYHGDTLGAVAIGGIERFHEAFRPLVFDVLRAENAPCYRCPRGLEYPSCKIKCLESLEGILEQHGGEVAGVIVEPLVQAAAGMLMLPDGWLKRVRELCDRHGTLLIVDEVATGFGRTGEMFACDHEDVSPDIMALAKGLTAGFLPLAATLTTERIFEGFLAPVRDSRQFFHGHSYTGNAMGCAAALANLEIFREEDVIPRVQKLAARLEQRLEALRVLPAVGEIRFRGLMVGVELVRDRETRESFDPGDRVGHLVCMAMRKHGIILRPLADTVVIMPPLSTTPEELDKLVESLAACIVEVTGG, from the coding sequence ATGCCCGATCCAACCCTCAGCGAGACCGAGAAACGCGATCTTCAAGATCGCGATCGGCGCTCCGGCTGGCATCCGTTCACACAGATGAGTGAGTGGATGGACGGCCATTCCGTGGTCGTCGAACGAGGTGAAGGCAACTACCTGATCGATACGGACGGCAATCGCTATTTTGATGGCGTGTCGTCGCTCTGGGTGAACCTGCACGGCCACGATCACGAAATCCTGCGCCGCCGCATCCACGAGCAGTTGGACAAGATCGCGCACTCCACACTCCTGGGACTGGCGGGCATTCCGTCGATCGAACTGGCCGACGCGCTGGTCGAGGTGACGCCATCGGAGCTTTCGCGGGTTTTCTTTTCGGACAACGGTTCCACGGCGATGGAGGTGGCCATCAAGATCGCCTTCCAGTACTGGCAACAGTCCGCGCTGGAGACCGACCGAAGGCGCACGCGCTTCGTCGCGTTGAAAGACGCCTACCACGGCGACACTCTCGGAGCCGTGGCCATCGGCGGTATCGAGCGCTTTCACGAGGCGTTTCGCCCGCTGGTGTTCGACGTTTTGCGCGCCGAGAACGCCCCCTGCTATCGCTGTCCGCGGGGCCTGGAATACCCGAGCTGCAAGATCAAATGTCTGGAATCCCTCGAGGGCATTCTCGAGCAGCACGGCGGTGAAGTCGCCGGCGTGATCGTCGAGCCGTTGGTACAGGCAGCGGCCGGAATGTTGATGCTGCCCGATGGCTGGTTGAAACGGGTCCGCGAGCTCTGCGATCGCCACGGCACTCTGCTGATCGTCGACGAGGTGGCCACGGGTTTCGGCCGTACGGGCGAGATGTTCGCGTGCGACCACGAAGACGTCTCGCCCGATATCATGGCGCTGGCCAAGGGTCTGACGGCTGGCTTTCTTCCCCTGGCAGCCACTCTGACTACGGAACGCATCTTCGAGGGTTTCCTCGCTCCGGTTCGGGACTCGCGCCAGTTTTTCCACGGTCACTCGTACACGGGAAACGCCATGGGCTGTGCTGCAGCGCTCGCCAATCTCGAGATTTTTCGGGAAGAAGACGTGATACCGCGCGTGCAGAAGCTGGCCGCTCGACTCGAACAACGACTCGAAGCACTTCGCGTACTCCCGGCGGTCGGGGAAATCCGTTTTCGGGGATTGATGGTGGGCGTCGAGCTGGTGCGCGATCGGGAGACTCGTGAATCCTTCGATCCGGGCGACCGGGTGGGACATCTGGTGTGCATGGCCATGCGCAAGCACGGCATCATCTTGCGGCCGCTGGCCGACACGGTCGTCATCATGCCCCCGCTGTCGACCACGCCAGAGGAACTCGACAAACTGGTCGAGTCTCTGGCCGCATGCATCGTCGAGGTTACCGGCGGGTGA
- the bioD gene encoding dethiobiotin synthase: MHRRGYRRVIGVFVTGTDTDCGKTAVACALARAGRGSGARVRVVKPAETGCEERDGRRLPADALALANAAGDSRPIERICPYRLGLPVAPALAAREERTRIEQSTLEAAVNDAATDADLVIVEGAGGLLVPLNETANMADLASHLDLPLLVVARARLGTLNHTLLTLEAARARGLNVLGVAISHVDPDLTPADRKNLDLLLEMLPVPLVGELPHGAAELNSFDFGAFCRAVAGP, from the coding sequence ATGCATCGTCGAGGTTACCGGCGGGTGATCGGAGTCTTCGTAACGGGCACCGACACCGATTGCGGAAAGACCGCCGTCGCCTGCGCCCTGGCACGCGCGGGTCGGGGGTCGGGAGCACGCGTTCGGGTCGTGAAGCCCGCCGAAACGGGCTGCGAAGAGCGTGACGGCAGGCGCCTTCCGGCCGACGCCCTGGCCCTGGCGAATGCCGCGGGAGATTCGCGCCCGATCGAGCGGATCTGCCCGTATCGATTGGGGTTGCCGGTGGCTCCCGCGCTGGCCGCGCGGGAAGAGCGCACGCGAATCGAGCAGTCCACACTCGAAGCCGCCGTGAACGACGCGGCGACGGACGCAGACCTGGTCATCGTGGAGGGAGCCGGTGGACTTCTGGTACCGCTGAACGAAACAGCCAACATGGCGGATCTCGCGTCGCATCTCGATTTGCCGCTGCTCGTGGTCGCTCGCGCGCGACTGGGAACACTGAACCACACGCTGCTCACGCTGGAAGCTGCCCGCGCACGAGGCCTGAACGTCCTCGGAGTTGCAATCAGCCACGTGGATCCCGATCTGACCCCGGCGGATCGCAAGAATCTGGACCTGTTGCTGGAAATGCTCCCCGTTCCGCTTGTCGGCGAGCTTCCGCACGGCGCCGCTGAACTGAATTCTTTCGATTTCGGCGCTTTCTGCCGGGCGGTTGCCGGTCCCTGA
- a CDS encoding DegT/DnrJ/EryC1/StrS family aminotransferase, translated as MLRLDDQISQLWPELEKAVLDVIRSGHFILGPNVEAFEREAAEFLGVRHAVGVSSGADALIIALRSLGIGLGDEVIVPSFTFFATVEAIALIGATPVFADIQPASFCLDPDSVAAAVTARTRAILPVHLFGHAAEMGPLLQIAEDRNLVVVEDAAQVFAGTYEGRRLGSLGAAAAFSFFPSKNLGAMGDGGLFVTQDDAVSEQARLLRGHGSVRRYVHEAIGYTARLDEIQAAVLRVKLPHVERWNEERRRIAARYSEALSEIPGLTVPSEAADVKHVYHQYTLRVADGRRDALLDTLAELGVSAVIYYPTPCHGFSMFDPPAGGLPETDRAAAEVLSLPIWPEMEDAAVERVIEATRQAMQRIS; from the coding sequence ATGCTCCGGCTCGACGACCAGATCTCCCAGCTGTGGCCGGAGCTGGAAAAGGCAGTTCTCGACGTCATTCGCTCGGGGCATTTCATCCTGGGTCCCAATGTCGAAGCTTTCGAACGGGAGGCCGCGGAGTTCCTGGGCGTGCGTCATGCCGTCGGCGTCAGCTCGGGAGCCGACGCGCTGATCATCGCTCTGCGTTCTCTGGGCATTGGGCTGGGCGACGAAGTCATCGTCCCGTCCTTCACCTTCTTTGCCACCGTCGAAGCCATTGCGCTGATCGGGGCGACACCGGTCTTTGCCGACATCCAGCCGGCGAGCTTCTGTCTGGATCCGGATTCGGTAGCCGCCGCAGTCACAGCGCGAACTCGGGCGATTCTACCGGTGCACCTGTTCGGTCATGCGGCGGAGATGGGTCCGCTTCTGCAAATCGCAGAAGATCGCAATCTGGTGGTCGTGGAAGATGCCGCGCAGGTCTTCGCGGGCACCTACGAGGGCCGTCGCCTGGGCAGTCTTGGAGCCGCCGCTGCCTTCTCGTTCTTCCCCAGCAAGAACCTCGGAGCCATGGGCGATGGCGGTCTGTTCGTGACGCAGGATGACGCGGTCTCCGAGCAGGCGCGTCTGTTACGAGGTCACGGCTCCGTACGGCGCTATGTCCACGAGGCCATTGGCTATACGGCCAGGCTCGACGAGATTCAGGCGGCGGTGCTGCGCGTCAAGCTGCCGCATGTAGAGCGCTGGAACGAGGAACGGCGTCGCATTGCCGCGCGCTACAGCGAAGCCTTGAGCGAAATCCCGGGGTTGACGGTCCCGAGCGAGGCCGCTGACGTGAAGCACGTGTATCACCAGTACACCTTGCGCGTTGCGGATGGACGCCGCGATGCGCTGCTCGACACCCTGGCCGAGCTGGGCGTGTCGGCAGTCATCTACTATCCGACACCGTGCCACGGTTTCAGCATGTTCGACCCACCCGCAGGTGGTCTTCCAGAGACCGACCGCGCCGCGGCCGAAGTGCTCAGCCTGCCGATCTGGCCTGAGATGGAAGATGCGGCCGTGGAACGCGTGATCGAAGCCACGCGCCAGGCGATGCAGCGGATCAGTTGA
- a CDS encoding LamG domain-containing protein: MRGQPETSNAKATGCYALVALLCVCFGWSASFAQAATPEASFISNLAEIPAGKRIVALRYQVPSDPSVDGYRLYYMTSQSPNPVRIDIGSPRGLVSGEAVAFLAVDPARSYFFLLTAYIEWAGGIVESSPSNLFQLTKLPDSELPEPEPQPEPEPAPAPEPAPEPAPEPEPEPEPEPEPEPEPEPEPEPEPEPEPEPAPEPAPDSSVRGPSEALQHWWRLGDDLADIGADSGSGSKAGLDTFYGSLGAGSVQTNVSGSYLEFDGRLEAIFGPQAAVPLSIQNAWSLAAWVRPDQLDRSMVLLQVGVPWVSANQISVRIEGGLEGTPFHTQLESSWWRPLGDWVHPADLRVGKWVHLAITWNGTQGDKFSLYVDGQLREGAIYGLSYGGVQEDSARQISIGCGLRGEDCFEGAVHSVAIWNVPLSAAQVRDIYADGDKGIPLN, from the coding sequence ATGAGGGGCCAGCCAGAGACCAGTAACGCGAAGGCGACAGGGTGCTACGCGCTCGTCGCACTTCTGTGTGTGTGCTTCGGATGGAGTGCGTCCTTCGCTCAGGCCGCAACTCCCGAGGCTTCGTTCATCTCGAATCTGGCCGAAATCCCGGCCGGTAAGCGAATCGTGGCCCTGCGCTACCAGGTTCCATCCGATCCCAGTGTTGACGGCTATCGCCTGTACTACATGACCAGCCAGTCGCCGAACCCTGTTCGGATCGATATCGGAAGCCCGCGGGGATTGGTCTCCGGCGAGGCCGTGGCCTTTCTGGCTGTCGATCCCGCCCGTTCATATTTCTTCTTGCTGACCGCCTACATCGAGTGGGCGGGAGGCATTGTCGAATCATCGCCTTCAAATCTATTCCAATTGACCAAGTTGCCCGACAGCGAGTTGCCGGAGCCGGAGCCTCAGCCAGAGCCAGAGCCAGCACCTGCACCGGAACCAGCACCCGAGCCTGCACCTGAGCCTGAGCCTGAGCCTGAGCCTGAGCCTGAGCCTGAGCCTGAGCCTGAGCCTGAGCCTGAGCCTGAGCCTGAGCCGGAACCGGAACCTGCACCTGAACCCGCTCCGGACTCGTCTGTCCGCGGTCCTTCCGAAGCGTTGCAACACTGGTGGCGCCTGGGCGACGACCTCGCCGATATTGGCGCCGATTCGGGGAGTGGATCCAAGGCCGGGCTCGACACGTTCTACGGAAGCCTGGGCGCCGGTAGTGTTCAGACAAACGTCTCTGGAAGCTATCTCGAGTTCGACGGCCGGTTGGAGGCCATCTTCGGCCCGCAAGCAGCCGTTCCCCTGTCAATCCAGAACGCCTGGAGTCTGGCCGCGTGGGTCCGTCCGGATCAACTCGATCGGTCCATGGTCCTGCTCCAGGTAGGCGTTCCGTGGGTTTCGGCCAATCAGATCAGCGTACGCATCGAGGGTGGCCTGGAGGGCACTCCATTTCACACCCAACTCGAAAGTAGCTGGTGGCGTCCGCTCGGCGACTGGGTGCATCCAGCCGATCTACGGGTCGGGAAATGGGTCCACCTGGCGATCACCTGGAACGGTACCCAGGGCGATAAGTTCTCCCTGTACGTGGATGGTCAGCTCCGCGAAGGGGCGATCTACGGCCTGAGCTACGGCGGGGTCCAGGAAGACTCGGCACGCCAGATCTCGATCGGCTGTGGCCTCCGAGGTGAAGACTGTTTCGAGGGTGCCGTCCACTCGGTCGCGATCTGGAATGTGCCGCTGAGCGCGGCGCAAGTCCGGGACATCTACGCCGACGGCGACAAGGGCATCCCGCTCAACTGA
- the atpC gene encoding ATP synthase F1 subunit epsilon has product MGFQLTIVTPQRPVLDREVETVVVPGQEGDFGVLASHEPFLAPIEGGVLCYTADGRTTEVEIGGGFAEVGHDRVIVLAQSADGAEIGSEKA; this is encoded by the coding sequence GTGGGTTTTCAGCTGACAATCGTTACGCCCCAACGCCCGGTGCTCGACCGAGAAGTCGAGACCGTCGTGGTCCCGGGACAGGAAGGTGACTTCGGCGTTCTTGCGTCGCACGAACCCTTTCTTGCTCCGATTGAAGGTGGTGTGCTCTGCTACACGGCCGATGGACGCACGACAGAAGTAGAAATTGGAGGCGGCTTTGCCGAGGTCGGTCACGATCGCGTGATCGTTCTCGCACAGAGTGCCGACGGCGCCGAGATCGGGAGCGAGAAGGCCTGA
- the atpD gene encoding F0F1 ATP synthase subunit beta, translated as MAAEGKILQVMGPVVDVEFPPGELPELYTALTLTNPSLNDDADNLVIEVNQHLGENNLRCIAMDSTEGLVRGQVAVSTGAPIQVPVGQATLGRIMNVVGAPVDEAGPISRETLAPIHAAPPKLEDQSTSIKQFETGLKVIDLLCPFPLGGKIGLFGGAGVGKTVLMQELIRNIAKEHSGYSVFAGVGERTREGNDLWLEFKESGVLEQAALVYGQMNEPPGARARVGLTALAVAEYFRDGEGRDVLLFIDNIFRFTQAGSEVSALLGRIPSAVGYQPTLATDMGQLQERITSTQKGSITSVQAIYVPADDLTDPAPATTFAHLDATITLSRQIASLGIYPAVDPLDSTSRILDPQVVGDEHYNTARAVQQVLQKYKDLQDIIAILGMDELSEEDKTVVARARKLEKFLSQPNYVAEQFTGKPGKYVRIADSIRSFKEIIDGKHDDLPEQAFYMVGSVDEARERGEQMLKSDD; from the coding sequence ATGGCCGCCGAAGGCAAGATTCTTCAGGTGATGGGCCCCGTCGTGGACGTCGAGTTCCCGCCGGGCGAACTGCCCGAACTCTATACCGCGCTCACCCTGACCAATCCGTCGCTCAATGACGACGCCGACAATCTGGTGATCGAGGTCAACCAGCACCTGGGCGAGAACAATCTGCGCTGTATCGCCATGGATTCCACCGAGGGTCTGGTCCGCGGTCAGGTGGCCGTCAGTACTGGCGCACCCATCCAGGTCCCGGTCGGTCAAGCTACTCTGGGTCGGATCATGAACGTGGTCGGCGCTCCGGTGGACGAAGCTGGCCCCATCAGTCGCGAAACGCTGGCGCCCATTCACGCGGCTCCGCCGAAGCTCGAAGATCAGTCGACCTCGATCAAACAGTTCGAAACCGGCTTGAAAGTCATCGATCTGCTCTGCCCGTTCCCGCTCGGAGGCAAGATCGGTCTGTTCGGCGGCGCGGGCGTCGGCAAGACGGTTCTGATGCAGGAACTGATTCGCAATATCGCCAAGGAGCACTCGGGTTACTCGGTTTTTGCCGGTGTTGGCGAGCGCACTCGCGAAGGCAACGACCTGTGGTTGGAGTTCAAGGAGTCTGGGGTCCTCGAGCAGGCCGCCCTGGTCTACGGACAGATGAACGAGCCGCCCGGGGCGCGCGCGCGCGTCGGATTGACGGCTCTGGCAGTCGCCGAGTACTTCCGCGATGGCGAAGGCCGCGACGTCCTTCTGTTCATCGACAATATCTTCCGCTTCACGCAGGCGGGTTCCGAGGTTTCGGCGCTCCTGGGTCGCATTCCCAGCGCGGTCGGCTACCAGCCGACCCTGGCCACCGACATGGGTCAGCTGCAGGAGCGGATCACGTCGACGCAGAAGGGCTCGATCACCTCGGTGCAGGCGATCTACGTTCCGGCGGATGACCTGACCGACCCCGCACCGGCGACCACGTTCGCGCATCTTGACGCAACCATCACGCTCTCGCGTCAAATTGCGTCATTGGGAATTTATCCCGCGGTCGACCCGCTCGACTCGACTAGTCGCATCCTGGATCCCCAGGTCGTCGGCGACGAGCACTACAACACCGCGCGCGCCGTCCAGCAGGTTCTGCAGAAGTACAAAGACCTGCAGGACATCATCGCGATCCTGGGTATGGACGAATTGTCCGAAGAGGACAAGACGGTGGTCGCGCGTGCGCGCAAGCTCGAGAAGTTCCTCTCGCAGCCAAACTATGTGGCCGAGCAGTTCACCGGGAAACCCGGTAAGTACGTGCGCATCGCGGACTCGATCCGCAGCTTCAAAGAGATCATCGATGGCAAGCACGACGATCTGCCCGAGCAGGCCTTCTATATGGTGGGCAGCGTGGACGAAGCTCGCGAGCGCGGCGAGCAGATGCTGAAGTCGGACGACTAG
- the atpG gene encoding ATP synthase F1 subunit gamma, whose translation MGSLRDIRSRITAVQKTQKIVKAMKMVAAAKLARATSAINAARPYAEKLRDVLGSVASGLESDIHPMLMDREVRKLDLVLFTSDRGLCGAFNSNMIKRGQAVIDARAGEVDEISVIAIGRRGAEHYARHGNKPVRVWEDLPNATPSIAVEIASFLMERFAQEECDQTVLIYPEFVSALTQTPTEEILLPVRPPASESATAYEIEPSPEKLLGQLIPRAVEFNVFRALLETQAGEHGARMTSMDSATNNTEELTRTLTLDYNKARQAAITAELCEIVSGAEAL comes from the coding sequence ATGGGTTCCCTCCGCGATATTCGCAGTCGAATCACTGCGGTGCAGAAAACGCAGAAGATCGTCAAAGCCATGAAGATGGTGGCGGCGGCCAAGCTCGCCCGTGCGACCAGCGCGATCAACGCAGCGCGTCCCTATGCAGAAAAGCTGCGCGACGTCTTGGGATCGGTGGCCAGCGGCCTCGAATCCGACATCCACCCGATGCTCATGGACCGCGAGGTCCGCAAGCTCGACCTGGTGCTGTTCACGAGCGACCGTGGTCTCTGCGGTGCTTTCAATTCGAACATGATCAAACGCGGGCAGGCGGTGATCGATGCGCGCGCGGGTGAAGTCGATGAGATTTCGGTCATCGCGATCGGTCGGCGTGGCGCCGAGCATTATGCCCGCCACGGGAACAAACCCGTGCGGGTCTGGGAAGATCTTCCCAACGCCACACCCTCGATCGCCGTGGAGATCGCGAGTTTCCTGATGGAGCGCTTCGCCCAGGAGGAATGCGATCAGACCGTGTTGATCTACCCGGAGTTCGTCTCGGCTCTCACTCAGACGCCCACCGAAGAGATCCTGTTGCCGGTTCGGCCGCCCGCTTCCGAGAGTGCCACGGCCTACGAAATCGAGCCGAGCCCCGAGAAGTTGCTCGGCCAGCTGATTCCGCGGGCCGTCGAGTTCAATGTCTTTCGAGCACTGCTGGAAACGCAGGCGGGCGAGCACGGTGCTCGCATGACGTCGATGGATAGTGCGACCAACAACACCGAAGAGCTGACGCGCACGCTGACGCTCGACTACAACAAGGCGCGCCAGGCCGCGATCACGGCCGAGCTCTGCGAAATCGTCAGCGGCGCCGAAGCCCTCTAG
- a CDS encoding F0F1 ATP synthase subunit alpha: MKIKAAEISDIIRRQIRDYDREIDVAETGTILSVGDGIARVYGLDKVMAGELVEFGGGVQGLVLNLEDDNVGIAIMGDDKHIREGDLVRRTGTILEVPVGDELCGRIVDGLGQPIDGKGPIATSAVQRVELKAPGIVDRQPVTEPLQTGLKCIDAMTPIGRGQRELIIGDRQTGKTAIAIDTIINQKNTDVYCIYVAVGQKQSTVAQVVERLRAEGAMDYTIVVSVSAADPAPLQFIAPYTGCAMGEWFRDNGKHAVIVYDDLSKQAVAYRQLSLLLRRPPGRQAFPGDVFYIHSRLLERAAKMSDAQGGGTLTALPIIETQAGDVSDYIPTNVISITDGQIFLETDLFNSGQRPAMNAGISVSRVGGNAQIKAMKGVAGSLRVTLAQYAEVEAFSQFGSDLDKATQEQLANGERLQAILRQSQYAPLNVEEQIVQIYAATPTDDRDSWVRNIPVEDVPRYANELSEYMRSNAAGVLGDIREKKQLDDDLEERLGEALDAFGKVFEPSKSAA, encoded by the coding sequence ATGAAGATCAAGGCGGCTGAAATCAGCGACATCATCCGGCGTCAGATCCGCGATTACGATCGCGAGATCGATGTGGCGGAGACGGGAACGATCCTGTCAGTCGGCGATGGCATCGCCCGCGTCTACGGACTGGACAAGGTCATGGCCGGTGAACTCGTCGAGTTCGGCGGGGGCGTTCAGGGGCTGGTGCTCAACCTGGAAGACGACAACGTCGGAATCGCCATCATGGGTGATGACAAGCACATCCGCGAAGGCGATCTCGTGCGCCGAACTGGCACGATCCTGGAAGTGCCCGTAGGCGATGAACTCTGCGGACGCATCGTGGACGGTCTCGGCCAGCCGATTGACGGCAAGGGCCCGATCGCAACCAGTGCGGTGCAACGCGTGGAGCTGAAGGCCCCCGGGATCGTCGATCGCCAGCCGGTGACCGAGCCGCTGCAGACCGGCCTCAAATGTATCGATGCCATGACGCCGATCGGGCGCGGTCAGCGCGAGCTGATCATCGGCGACCGCCAGACCGGCAAGACGGCGATCGCCATCGATACAATCATCAATCAGAAGAACACCGACGTCTACTGCATCTACGTCGCCGTCGGCCAGAAGCAATCCACGGTGGCGCAGGTGGTCGAACGCCTGCGGGCCGAAGGCGCCATGGATTACACGATCGTCGTCTCGGTCAGCGCCGCCGATCCGGCACCACTGCAGTTCATCGCTCCCTACACAGGTTGTGCAATGGGCGAATGGTTCCGCGACAACGGCAAGCACGCGGTGATCGTGTACGACGATCTTTCGAAGCAGGCCGTGGCCTATCGTCAGCTTTCCCTGCTCCTGCGCCGTCCGCCGGGACGTCAGGCTTTTCCGGGAGACGTCTTTTATATCCACTCGCGCCTGCTGGAGCGTGCGGCCAAGATGAGTGATGCCCAGGGCGGCGGCACTCTGACGGCTCTGCCGATCATCGAAACGCAGGCCGGCGATGTTTCGGACTACATCCCGACCAACGTCATCTCGATCACCGACGGCCAGATCTTCCTCGAAACCGACCTGTTCAACTCCGGTCAACGACCGGCGATGAACGCAGGTATCTCGGTTTCCCGGGTCGGCGGTAACGCGCAGATCAAGGCCATGAAGGGGGTTGCCGGTAGTCTCCGGGTGACGCTCGCCCAGTACGCAGAGGTCGAGGCGTTTTCGCAGTTTGGCAGTGACCTCGACAAGGCCACTCAAGAACAGCTCGCAAACGGGGAGCGCCTGCAAGCCATCCTGCGCCAGTCGCAATACGCACCCCTCAATGTCGAAGAGCAGATCGTGCAGATCTACGCGGCTACTCCGACCGACGATCGGGATTCGTGGGTCCGCAACATTCCGGTCGAGGATGTGCCGCGCTACGCGAACGAACTCAGCGAGTACATGCGTTCGAACGCTGCGGGAGTGCTCGGCGACATCCGGGAAAAGAAGCAACTCGACGACGATCTCGAAGAGCGCCTCGGCGAGGCGCTCGACGCCTTCGGGAAGGTCTTCGAGCCTTCCAAGTCGGCCGCCTGA
- the atpH gene encoding ATP synthase F1 subunit delta, with amino-acid sequence MSAGGALALRYARAVFGLGDDAAGSSRLADEIDALTDQILESEELQNVLFQPIHPRAERREVIGELATKLELSIEVRAFARLLVEENRIHSLPAIRSALRELVDRAEGKLEAQVTSARPLGNEQQEQLRQVLSQRFGAQITLELDVDESLIGGLIARVGDRLLDASIRTQLETLGANLKKGSVS; translated from the coding sequence ATGAGCGCAGGTGGAGCTCTGGCCCTGCGCTACGCGCGGGCGGTCTTCGGACTCGGCGATGACGCGGCGGGAAGCAGTCGCCTCGCGGACGAGATCGATGCCCTGACCGACCAGATCCTGGAGAGCGAAGAACTCCAGAACGTGCTTTTTCAGCCCATCCACCCGCGGGCCGAGCGCCGTGAGGTCATCGGGGAGCTGGCGACCAAACTCGAGCTGTCCATCGAAGTCCGCGCCTTTGCCCGCCTGCTCGTCGAAGAGAACCGCATCCACTCGCTCCCGGCGATCCGCTCGGCGTTGCGCGAACTGGTCGACCGCGCTGAAGGCAAACTAGAAGCACAGGTGACCTCGGCGCGACCGCTTGGCAACGAACAGCAGGAACAACTGCGACAGGTTCTGTCACAGCGCTTTGGAGCGCAGATCACTCTGGAACTCGACGTCGACGAGAGCCTCATCGGCGGTCTGATCGCGCGCGTTGGTGACCGCCTGCTCGACGCAAGTATCCGAACTCAGCTCGAGACGCTGGGAGCGAACCTCAAGAAGGGATCCGTTTCATGA
- a CDS encoding ATP synthase F0 subunit B translates to MKRFGILLPSVIALLLISTSALAAGDAAGAEHHGHNWEALGLQVFNIALIGFILFRFVREPLSDFLKQRSSGIREQIEASERSLAEAEQEIAALRQQLGSFEAEKVRFIQETQDNARSEATRNIESANETSIRIQEDAVRVANQEIARARKELQIEAASLATKLAGDILRENLTPDDDQRIVADFVERVGSQS, encoded by the coding sequence GTGAAGCGCTTCGGAATTCTGCTGCCGTCAGTGATCGCGTTGCTGCTGATCAGCACCAGTGCGCTCGCGGCTGGCGATGCGGCCGGCGCCGAGCACCACGGGCACAACTGGGAGGCTCTCGGGCTTCAGGTTTTCAACATCGCCCTGATCGGTTTCATCCTTTTCCGCTTCGTGCGCGAACCGTTGAGCGATTTCCTCAAGCAGCGCAGCAGCGGAATCCGCGAGCAGATCGAAGCTTCGGAGCGCAGTCTGGCCGAAGCCGAGCAGGAGATCGCGGCACTGCGCCAGCAGCTTGGCAGTTTCGAAGCCGAAAAAGTCAGGTTCATCCAAGAAACCCAGGACAACGCGCGTTCCGAAGCCACCCGAAATATCGAAAGCGCCAACGAGACTTCGATTCGCATCCAGGAAGACGCAGTCCGGGTTGCCAATCAGGAAATCGCGCGCGCGCGCAAGGAATTGCAGATCGAGGCCGCATCTCTGGCGACGAAGCTCGCCGGCGACATCCTGCGGGAAAACCTGACGCCGGACGACGATCAGCGCATCGTGGCTGACTTCGTCGAGCGGGTAGGGAGCCAGTCATGA
- a CDS encoding ATP synthase F0 subunit B: protein MRDVSRILLLPIAALTVLGTPFDAAAAALNLSPDFQLVGLNLLVFSLLIYPVNKLVIQPLLGVIQEREELSTGTAERADGVRQESLAAQQELETQLVAMRVEAQSKRVEILGDADQQERSILEQARERAGESIDDVRRTISLELGEARQSLQSDAQTLAQEAASKILGREL from the coding sequence TTGCGGGACGTATCCAGAATCCTGCTGCTCCCGATTGCCGCGCTGACGGTGCTCGGCACCCCTTTCGACGCTGCAGCGGCCGCACTCAATCTTTCACCCGACTTCCAACTCGTCGGGTTGAACCTGCTCGTCTTTTCACTGCTCATCTACCCCGTGAACAAGCTGGTGATCCAACCCCTGCTCGGTGTGATCCAGGAACGCGAGGAGCTTTCCACCGGGACTGCGGAGCGCGCAGACGGCGTGCGTCAGGAGTCACTGGCCGCTCAGCAAGAGCTGGAAACTCAGCTGGTCGCGATGCGGGTCGAGGCCCAGTCGAAACGCGTGGAGATTCTGGGCGACGCGGATCAGCAGGAACGATCGATTCTCGAACAGGCCCGCGAGCGCGCAGGCGAGTCCATCGACGATGTGCGCCGCACGATTTCACTCGAACTCGGTGAGGCGCGCCAGTCTCTGCAATCCGACGCCCAGACGCTGGCGCAAGAAGCGGCCTCGAAGATCTTGGGGAGAGAACTGTGA
- a CDS encoding polymer-forming cytoskeletal protein, protein MKDELQAFLDVGTSFEGKVSFSGTVRVDGHFKGDAIAEGTLVIGETGTVEADLSVRGLIVRGSIRGKIVAKELVEIGPAAFVEGVIHTPKLVVHEGARIEAKVEMGEIA, encoded by the coding sequence GTGAAGGACGAACTGCAGGCATTTCTGGATGTGGGGACCTCGTTTGAAGGCAAGGTCTCGTTCAGCGGTACGGTACGCGTCGACGGGCACTTCAAAGGCGATGCAATCGCAGAGGGTACGCTGGTCATCGGCGAAACCGGTACGGTCGAGGCAGATCTTTCGGTTCGCGGCCTGATCGTGCGCGGATCGATCCGGGGAAAGATCGTCGCGAAGGAGCTGGTCGAGATCGGCCCGGCTGCTTTTGTAGAAGGCGTCATCCACACGCCCAAACTCGTGGTGCACGAAGGTGCGCGGATCGAGGCCAAGGTCGAAATGGGAGAGATCGCTTAG